Proteins co-encoded in one Desulfotignum phosphitoxidans DSM 13687 genomic window:
- a CDS encoding thermonuclease family protein, with amino-acid sequence MSRLLKYLILFLALLGLVMPVAGDVFTWIDSDGVRHFSNVSPPGNADHAKVLESETRNQVSSERQFKVVKVYDGDSLLVKGLDLTLKIRMVGIDAPETGGSRKPGQPFSRKAHQYLNRRIHDRSVTLKTYGLGGYNRILAEVFINDINMNLEMVKTGLAEVYQGSMPKTFDAAPYLAAQDQARKRRIGMWVQGSQYKSPRQWRKENPRN; translated from the coding sequence ATGAGTCGATTGCTTAAATATCTGATCCTTTTTCTGGCGCTGTTGGGCCTTGTCATGCCGGTAGCAGGGGATGTGTTCACCTGGATCGATTCAGACGGGGTCCGGCATTTTTCCAATGTTTCCCCGCCGGGAAATGCCGACCATGCAAAGGTGCTTGAATCAGAAACCCGGAACCAGGTCTCATCCGAGCGGCAGTTCAAGGTAGTCAAGGTGTATGATGGCGATTCTTTGCTGGTCAAAGGCCTGGATCTGACCCTTAAAATACGCATGGTGGGCATTGACGCACCGGAAACCGGAGGCAGCAGAAAACCGGGCCAGCCTTTCAGCAGAAAGGCACACCAGTACCTGAACCGCCGGATCCATGACCGGTCGGTCACGTTGAAAACCTATGGTCTGGGCGGTTATAACCGGATTCTGGCGGAAGTGTTCATCAATGACATCAACATGAATCTGGAAATGGTGAAAACAGGCCTGGCAGAAGTGTATCAGGGAAGTATGCCCAAAACATTTGATGCCGCCCCTTATCTGGCAGCCCAGGATCAGGCCAGAAAACGCCGGATCGGCATGTGGGTCCAGGGCAGCCAATATAAAAGTCCCCGGCAGTGGCGAAAGGAAAACCCCAGAAACTGA
- a CDS encoding EamA family transporter — MISTETLAVACGIGSAAAWGAGDFSGGMASRKGNVLTVVLVSQLIGGLFLLGMAVFSGEAMPPVRHLMYGAFAGVFGNIGLIALYRGLSTGRMGIVAPLSAVLTALVPIGYTAVYAGLPSMTRFAGFVCFGIAVWLLSSADTGFRMTGRELLLSCIAGVGFGLFFIFIDKANDLAIFWSLVWARVASVAFLFTVVMVVGKTGTPKAGQWLFIVMSGVLDALGNLLFSTAAHLGRLDVSAVLSSLYPAATVLLAWLFLKEKLRRRQWMGVGIAFIALGLISI; from the coding sequence ATGATTAGCACGGAAACACTGGCTGTTGCCTGCGGCATCGGCAGTGCCGCCGCCTGGGGAGCCGGGGATTTCAGCGGCGGGATGGCGTCCCGCAAAGGCAATGTGCTGACGGTGGTGCTGGTTTCCCAGTTAATCGGGGGCCTGTTCCTGCTGGGGATGGCTGTTTTTTCCGGGGAAGCCATGCCCCCGGTCCGGCACCTGATGTATGGGGCATTTGCCGGGGTTTTCGGCAACATCGGGCTGATTGCGCTGTACCGGGGGTTGTCCACGGGGCGCATGGGCATTGTGGCGCCGTTGTCAGCCGTACTCACGGCTCTGGTGCCCATCGGATATACGGCAGTTTATGCCGGCCTGCCCTCCATGACCCGGTTTGCCGGGTTTGTGTGTTTCGGCATTGCCGTGTGGCTGTTGTCTTCGGCAGATACCGGGTTCCGCATGACCGGCCGGGAGCTGTTGCTGTCCTGTATCGCAGGTGTCGGTTTTGGCCTGTTTTTCATTTTTATCGATAAAGCCAATGACCTGGCTATTTTCTGGTCTTTGGTCTGGGCCCGGGTGGCATCGGTTGCCTTTTTATTCACCGTGGTGATGGTGGTGGGAAAAACAGGCACTCCCAAGGCGGGGCAGTGGCTTTTCATTGTCATGAGCGGGGTCCTGGATGCCCTGGGCAATCTTTTGTTTTCCACGGCCGCCCACCTGGGCCGCCTGGATGTGTCCGCCGTGCTGTCATCGCTTTATCCGGCTGCCACAGTCCTGCTGGCCTGGCTGTTTTTAAAGGAAAAACTGCGGCGCCGGCAGTGGATGGGGGTGGGAATTGCATTTATCGCGTTGGGACTGATTTCCATATGA
- a CDS encoding single-stranded DNA-binding protein has translation MAGLNKVMLIGNLGRDPEIRYSQQGLAVVNFSIATSEQWTDKNTGEKQEKTEWHRVVAFGKPAEILEKYLSKGSQVYIEGRLQTRNYEKDGQTHYITEVVTSNFQFLGGRSDNQGNDQSSGGYQKEPSRGGYPQQGGAAPSQQNFQGSTRPGGGQPPMQDEDIPF, from the coding sequence ATGGCGGGTTTGAACAAAGTGATGCTCATCGGAAACCTGGGCCGGGACCCGGAAATCCGGTATTCCCAGCAGGGGTTGGCAGTGGTGAATTTTTCAATTGCCACCAGCGAACAATGGACGGATAAAAATACCGGAGAAAAACAGGAAAAAACCGAGTGGCACCGGGTGGTGGCATTTGGCAAACCAGCTGAAATTCTGGAGAAGTATCTGTCCAAAGGCAGCCAGGTGTACATTGAGGGCCGGCTTCAGACCCGGAATTATGAAAAAGACGGCCAGACTCATTACATCACGGAAGTGGTGACCAGCAATTTTCAGTTTCTGGGCGGCCGGTCCGACAATCAGGGCAATGATCAGTCTTCGGGCGGATATCAAAAAGAGCCGTCCCGTGGCGGATACCCGCAGCAGGGGGGGGCAGCACCCAGCCAGCAGAACTTTCAGGGATCAACCCGTCCGGGTGGGGGCCAGCCGCCGATGCAGGATGAGGACATTCCGTTTTAA
- a CDS encoding Mrp/NBP35 family ATP-binding protein gives MATPIKNKGQIAGQMPGPDPDEQARQSLTRIKQKFIIMSGKGGVGKTSVSVNLAIALAGMGHQVGLLDVDLHGPDIPHMLGISGMLKADDTQKMVPIAYSDHLKIISMESLMPNRDEAVIWRGPVKHGAIRQFIGDVSWGDLDYLIIDCPPGTGDEPLTVAQLIPDAKAVIVTTPQEVALADIRKSISFCKNVRMEIFGIIENMSGFTCPHCHKVVELFGEGGGEKTARNYGIPFLGKIAFDPEMVRCSDNGMAFQQQFTQSPITAAFKKIAEKMAV, from the coding sequence ATGGCAACACCTATTAAAAACAAGGGTCAAATTGCCGGCCAGATGCCGGGTCCGGACCCGGATGAACAAGCCAGACAGTCTTTGACCCGAATCAAACAAAAATTTATTATTATGAGCGGCAAAGGCGGGGTGGGAAAAACCAGCGTGTCTGTCAACCTGGCCATTGCCCTGGCCGGTATGGGCCATCAGGTGGGATTGCTGGATGTGGATCTGCATGGTCCGGATATCCCGCACATGCTGGGAATATCCGGCATGTTAAAAGCGGATGATACCCAGAAAATGGTCCCTATTGCCTATTCAGATCACCTGAAAATCATTTCCATGGAATCTTTGATGCCCAACAGGGATGAAGCTGTGATCTGGCGGGGTCCGGTCAAACACGGCGCCATCCGTCAATTCATCGGAGATGTCAGCTGGGGGGATCTGGATTACCTGATCATCGACTGTCCTCCGGGTACGGGGGACGAACCATTGACCGTGGCCCAGCTGATCCCGGACGCCAAAGCCGTGATCGTGACCACGCCCCAGGAAGTGGCGTTGGCGGATATCCGGAAATCCATCAGTTTCTGTAAAAATGTCCGGATGGAAATTTTCGGCATCATTGAAAACATGAGCGGATTCACCTGCCCCCACTGCCACAAGGTTGTGGAGCTTTTCGGCGAAGGCGGGGGTGAAAAAACAGCCCGGAACTATGGCATCCCTTTCTTAGGCAAAATTGCCTTTGATCCGGAAATGGTCAGATGCAGCGACAACGGGATGGCATTTCAGCAGCAATTCACCCAATCTCCCATTACAGCGGCATTTAAAAAAATTGCCGAAAAAATGGCGGTGTAA
- a CDS encoding PQQ-dependent sugar dehydrogenase, producing MTRKSARALLTILAALLAAVLAHWGCDRSTRAEDSDLQLTRTVVMSGLSDPWDLAFAPDGTMLFTEKCRGLSVRTLDGTVRRLFGTAGAVLPAQDFFCQGQSGMLGVALDPAFDENRLVYVYMASNAGGTKTNRVVRLRVDKDYAGVSDRRDIVTDISFKQSLNRWGGAGAHSGGRIRFSPFDGTLYVTTGDNHDGPLPQDLSRLGGKILRIDGDGNPASGNRAPAGGDPRIYTYGHRNVQGIDFHPATGRAFASEHGPGHDDEVTPLAPGGNGGWDPAPGKGVSCPADYCGYMSNNSEGTPTSMTDLDRFPDALKPSWNNRGVSEGMSPCVFLKGSLWKGWENRLAVGFLRGKRIELLEMDAEGMTVGTAVVAGLPTERIRSLVLGPKGALYVAIDAGEIWRLENAAQ from the coding sequence ATGACACGCAAATCAGCAAGAGCACTGCTCACGATTTTAGCGGCTCTGCTTGCAGCTGTGCTGGCCCATTGGGGCTGCGACCGGTCAACGCGGGCGGAAGACAGTGATCTTCAGCTAACCCGCACGGTGGTGATGTCCGGACTCAGTGATCCCTGGGATCTGGCATTTGCCCCGGACGGGACCATGCTGTTTACGGAAAAATGCCGGGGGCTGTCTGTGCGCACTTTGGATGGGACGGTCCGGCGGTTGTTTGGAACTGCCGGTGCCGTCCTGCCTGCCCAGGATTTTTTCTGCCAGGGACAAAGCGGGATGCTGGGGGTGGCCCTGGATCCGGCGTTTGATGAAAACCGCCTGGTGTACGTGTACATGGCTTCAAATGCCGGCGGGACTAAGACCAACCGGGTGGTACGACTCAGGGTTGACAAAGATTACGCGGGTGTTTCCGACCGCAGGGACATTGTCACCGACATCTCATTCAAGCAGTCATTGAACCGGTGGGGCGGTGCCGGCGCCCACAGCGGCGGCCGCATCCGGTTCAGCCCGTTTGACGGCACTCTTTACGTCACCACGGGCGACAACCATGACGGGCCGTTGCCCCAAGACCTTTCCCGCCTGGGGGGCAAGATCCTGCGCATCGATGGTGACGGCAACCCGGCGTCCGGGAACCGGGCCCCGGCCGGCGGTGATCCGCGCATCTACACGTATGGCCACCGCAATGTGCAGGGCATTGACTTTCATCCTGCCACGGGCCGGGCCTTTGCCAGTGAACACGGCCCCGGCCATGACGATGAGGTAACCCCCCTGGCACCGGGCGGCAACGGCGGCTGGGATCCGGCGCCGGGAAAAGGGGTGTCCTGTCCGGCGGATTATTGCGGGTATATGTCCAATAATTCCGAGGGCACACCAACATCCATGACCGACCTGGACCGGTTCCCGGACGCACTCAAACCATCATGGAACAACCGGGGTGTTTCCGAGGGGATGAGCCCGTGCGTCTTTTTGAAAGGATCTCTTTGGAAGGGCTGGGAGAACCGGTTGGCAGTGGGATTTCTGCGCGGGAAACGTATTGAGCTATTGGAGATGGACGCGGAAGGCATGACGGTCGGAACCGCTGTGGTCGCCGGCCTGCCCACAGAGCGGATTCGATCTCTGGTCCTGGGGCCAAAGGGCGCACTGTATGTGGCCATTGACGCAGGGGAGATCTGGCGGCTGGAAAACGCTGCTCAATAA
- a CDS encoding NifB/NifX family molybdenum-iron cluster-binding protein, producing MKIAVSASGQDLDAQIDQRFGRCDYFLIIDTDTMETQGFPNDHNSQTSGAGVQAAGFVIDKGAAAVLTGSCGPKAMDVFNAQNIPVYTGHAGNVRQAVEAFKKAPSGTSGAPATGQGQGTPGSGRGMGGGGRGMGGGGRGRGVAGGGRGMGGGGGQGMGGGRGMGGGCGRKNC from the coding sequence ATGAAAATAGCAGTCAGTGCCTCGGGTCAGGATCTTGATGCCCAGATCGATCAACGGTTCGGCCGGTGCGACTATTTTTTGATTATCGATACCGATACCATGGAAACTCAAGGGTTTCCCAATGATCACAATTCCCAGACCAGCGGGGCCGGCGTTCAGGCGGCCGGGTTTGTGATTGACAAAGGTGCTGCGGCGGTGTTAACCGGCAGTTGCGGTCCCAAAGCCATGGATGTGTTTAACGCCCAGAATATCCCCGTGTATACGGGCCATGCCGGCAACGTCCGCCAGGCAGTGGAAGCTTTTAAAAAAGCGCCTTCAGGCACATCCGGAGCGCCGGCCACAGGCCAGGGCCAGGGTACGCCCGGCAGCGGGAGAGGCATGGGCGGCGGCGGCAGAGGTATGGGCGGTGGTGGTCGCGGCAGAGGCGTTGCCGGCGGCGGTCGCGGCATGGGAGGCGGCGGCGGCCAGGGCATGGGCGGCGGTCGCGGTATGGGTGGCGGTTGCGGCAGAAAAAACTGCTGA
- a CDS encoding HD domain-containing protein → METKIKKDMFRNWFDRYVAGFTAGKDTALDVVTNIRLKKDHSDRVVQEILWMADQLGLDNESRDLAAVMALFHDIGRFAQYARYRTFVDHRSENHAELGVKILQQHQVLDCLPADQADLICRVISYHNRAALPDDDTEECLFYARLLRDADKLDIWRVLIDHYQHRNQEDNPAVELGLADTSDISDQVYDRVVNKDIVNARHVKNLNDFKLLQIGWVFDINFTPALQQVKDRGYIDAICRTLPPSDRRTRIKQVVADWLDKKLRS, encoded by the coding sequence ATGGAAACAAAAATAAAAAAAGATATGTTCAGAAACTGGTTTGACCGGTATGTGGCAGGGTTCACAGCCGGAAAAGACACCGCCTTGGATGTGGTGACAAACATCCGGCTGAAAAAAGATCATTCAGACCGGGTGGTTCAGGAAATTCTGTGGATGGCGGATCAACTGGGCCTGGATAACGAATCCCGGGACCTGGCTGCCGTCATGGCCCTGTTTCACGATATCGGCCGGTTTGCACAGTATGCCCGGTACCGCACCTTTGTGGACCACAGATCAGAAAACCATGCCGAGCTGGGGGTAAAAATTCTGCAGCAACACCAGGTGCTGGACTGCCTGCCCGCAGATCAGGCAGACCTGATCTGCCGGGTGATCTCTTATCACAACCGGGCCGCACTGCCGGATGATGACACCGAAGAATGCCTGTTTTATGCAAGGCTGCTGCGGGATGCGGACAAACTGGATATCTGGCGGGTGCTCATCGACCATTACCAGCACCGGAACCAGGAGGACAACCCGGCCGTTGAACTGGGCCTGGCCGATACTTCCGACATCTCAGATCAGGTGTACGACCGTGTGGTAAATAAAGACATCGTAAATGCCCGCCATGTAAAGAACCTGAATGATTTCAAGCTGCTCCAGATCGGGTGGGTGTTTGACATCAATTTTACACCGGCCCTGCAGCAGGTCAAAGACCGAGGCTACATCGACGCCATCTGCCGAACCCTGCCGCCCTCTGACAGACGGACACGGATCAAACAGGTTGTGGCGGACTGGTTGGACAAAAAACTGCGATCATAA